aaataaaatataatataaaatctataaaaaaaaatatttgtatagattaTACGTTGGGATTTGTGAACTGAACTTAGtgtcatttttaattaagtttgtacATTTTGTcatgctgataaaaaaaaacatataaattattattgaaatgaagTTTCTCAATGTAGGCTTAGATGGGAAGTCAACTGAGAAAAACTATTGTCCACACGCTAGCTTATAAACACAGTTCATTCAAAAATCATGTTCAAAGAATGGATACTATTACTCTTTTGTGAACAGATTTCGATCAcgcccatttttttttaattttaataaccgatacattctttgtattaaataatgttgAAGAGTTGTAGTGTAACtcccattttaatttaattttctctaaatcctGACTACTACTATTTCCAACAGACTTATTGCAAATAAAAGCGTATCTATACTAATATGTTCGTAAGCACGCGTGCTCTCACACGTTTATTGTAAAGTTCATAAGCACGCGTGCTCTCACacgtttattgtaaatttaggaAATGtcagatacaaaaataataacccattaaattaattatttaaaaatatttgtttttatttttattatttaaaaatatttgtatttatattaaatttcagaaaaagtagatACTATATCAATGGATCCGGAGGCAAAAGATTCTGAAGCAGGACTAATGGTATGGGAAGATGTTGAACCGCCTTTTAGACGTAAATTTAAATCACCTCAACCTTCACAAGAAGGTTTACTGTCGGATCAAGGATTAGctacatttgaaaatattgaacaaGTACCAACAACACCTGGATATATAGAAtctgatgtaatttattttaacaattaaacacTATTTATTTAAACACTAGAACGAATATAATACAGTGCATCACAAAAAATTACCAGACTTTACATtcgtttaaaagttataaatgtacTATATGCGCTCAACCTGCTACACAAATAACATCGTTGATTTCCCTAATGTGTTGCAGTCACTTTTCAGTAACAAAAGTTACTACTACAGCTGTGATTCATCCAAATCAGTAGGTAATGGTGGattaaaaacactttattttacaACAGGAAAAAGTCACTAAGTTTAATGTCTGTGGATCTTGGGGGCCAAGAGTGTAGTAACAAGCCGTAAGCTCCCATACGCTCGGTTCTGCCGATTTGGTGGCAAAGACCCATTTTCCTGAAAAATTCTCCAGAATCAATTAGTAGTTAGTTGCGAAGAAAAAGCCAGTCCTGCAGAAACTCTAGATAAGAAATGCCCTATTACTACAGAGTACCATAAATTTTTGTAGACAAAACTGCACAACACAAAAAACACTCATTTGGTGAACGTGAAGACGATCCAAACGAGAATATTGTGATATGCAAGCATCAATTTAGCAAAGACTTTTTTCCGGCTACGCTGAAAAGCCAAGCCACTTGCATTCGATGTACATTTTTCTCTGAAGTACGTGGTCCCCATGTCCTTTTccttatataaattgtttatatgtcGCAaatcttcaaattgtttataccatcgaCAAATGTTCTTAGCTGATGGTGACCATAATTATCCACTCCGATTTGTTAGATTGTAGAACACCAAATAATGCAGAACGTTGTGTTGCATAAACGCCATGTTGTTTATGACTAGGGTGAGgtagaggaaccccatttatgggcgcctaagcagtgtcaggctcgctaacaggttccgccagttataacctgcgcactaccgactaaacctccacctctggcttcccccttcctgggactgcttataaagaTATTTCATCAGCAGAAGGGGGAACCGCCCATACATacagtcataacaatccaacaatgtcacacaccactactggaagcaacacatacagcacatCAAATACATACGCCGacaacaacacacaagaacctgcagaaaacagaACACCCACCCCACGTGTTACACACCCGTCaaaacagaaatcttaaatagtcacaccactttCTTTCCTCTAATGGGAGTGTTCTCAGTTCTAGACGCcgcattatcatcaagtctacagGTGGGAATCCAGCAATCACCTCAACCGCCTCCCTGGACACCATCCtggatggattccaatttaccCCTGTACTTGGCAAATCTAACAACGCCAGCCCACAACTCGGCGCCATATTATGACTAAGGTTATGTACATTTGAGATCCTCACTCAAACATACGCTAGGATGTTCACTTTCAAACTGTACAATCAATCGCTGAGCATGCGTGTCGCACAGGTGTAGGTTTTTGAAAGGGTCATTCTTTTTTATGCACACTAAAATTCAATAGCATACAGTAgtgataaaataaagttttatataattaaacattgttCATTTCACTACTATTGTGactggaaatttttcatttcactacTATTGTGATTGGAAATTTGAGAAAAcccaattattgaaaattatgcaTATACTTACCAATTTCAAtggtcaaaaatttttttttttttttttttttattgtttagttagAACATTTATTAGTTGGCTAATTGTTTGAGTTgaactatttgttttaatgacATTGATACATacgtaattttaattcagttaacaACTGAATATAAActgaatatgaaagaaaaggtttctGTTATTAGGTGCTGTCAATTCAATCACCTGTAAAAAATCAGTCGCTTCACAGcaaaacacatatttaaattatagataaagCTTTGTTCTTAAATGGTACTTACacttaaacatttaaattgtaCTTTTGGAAAAAGAACAAGAATTTGAAAAGAGCTGAAATGAGATTTCTCCTTTATTTTAGGAATTAAaggacataaaaattaaacaaaataactacaATTACAGGATATTTCAAAAAacctcattattaattttttttttgtttaacaggaGTTGAAGGTtgaaactgaaaagaaaattgaaatggaagtaaaaatagatgaagatgaaattgaaATGGAGATAACACACTTAGGTGAATCAACAGAAGAATTACTCTTACtcaataagaaagaaaaagtagaagAGGTACAGGAAGAAAAGGACTCAATTGAAGATGAggagaattctaaaaaaatagaacaagaaACCATAACGAAAGAGTCTGCAGATTATGCTAAAGAGAAAGATGaatcagaaatgaaaaaagcTAGTGAAGATGTTGATGAAACTGACGGTTTAGCAGTAGGAGATAAAACATTAGAGGAGAAAACAGAAGCTGGTGAGAAAGGTAATACCGCTAATTTCAAGGGAAAGTCAAAAATTATCCACACtactttttccaatttatttatatgtttagagAGTGTATATGTTTAGAGAGTGTAAATACACAGCATTCCACAAACTCGTGTATTCCCTCAAAAGAAGGTTTTTTTGCAATTCTTTACCTGTAGAAAATCAATGACCAATCTTTCGAGTAGGAAGATACAAGATCCAGGCTGTAGAAAGGATTTTCAGCACTTCAACAGGCATGTGGGCAAGTACAAGAAATGTGCAAGTGTGTGTATTACAAACACAGACTTCATTAAAGTCCATCAGATTGTGAGTGATTTGGTAGGCAGAATCATGACTATCTTTATAGATACATCAACAATGGTCGCCAGTACAATTTCTATAGATTATCTTATCTTTCTAtagattatttatcttttagaaaAGACTAAAAGATTCAACAATCATAATTCACTTCtttgtgaattatatttttccagTCACTTTCTACTCGCCCTTCTACATGAAAAGTGCTCTCCCAGAGTTGTATTATTAACTCCTGATAAATTTCAGCCCCTGACACACTTCCTACCAGGGCAGAACAGTACTCTTTATATTCCTTTTGATGCACACACCGCTAGCAAAGCAGGTATAGTTTTTTCGAACAGAAAAGTAATGCTATCAAAGTAAAACTTTGATAATGTGACCACCGCAGTAGAATCAAATCTGGGAAACATGTGAATAATTTTTGACTCTCCTATGTATGTTAAGTAATCATCATATTTTGAGTGAATTATCTTAgatcagaattataattataccaaATATAATTAACGTGttgtatttattctaaattattcaccgtattaaACCACTTGACAGTAATACAGTCCCCAACAATGTATTCATTAACTACCTGGATTGGTCACAGACTTGGCTTAATCATCCAATGTAGctaataaatacaatactttttttattattagctttAATTTGTTACAGCTAAAATCCAGTTTCTTGTAGTGTGAAATGAATTATGCCAGGTCTGcaaatatgaaaccggaatttaCCCATATAGATATAGCTGTCAATGTAGTACCATCAAACCACATCATTGTACCAATGTACTGTTTCATATAACAGCATAGTATTAATTAGGGGGAAACATGTCAAGTTTTGTAACTACATGTGAACAGCATTGATTTACATATAAacaccatttaaagaaaactgctgcagaatcacaTCGAACCGAATGCCTGTAAAATATTACAAGCATGCTCTTGATATGCTCTTGATAAAACGTGCTCCAAAATTTTGAGAGCataaaagatcatgggtaactccaAGTGAACCATCGATAAGGCGATAACGCTATGAAAAGACGACAATGGTCtatcagaagggtgtgatctatcAATGAGCTTCTAAAATCTGGTGAAACCTACTGAAAAATGAACACATGCATGATTGCACCAGCAAAACTGGtcaaggaaaagaaaaacaattgttACATGGTTTGTTTTgaaaggaatgttttttttcaagaatCAACTGAAAAGGGTGTATGAACAAGCCCAAACCAAATTTTTAGGTGGTTTTAAATGGCTAGGAAATCAGTTGCAGACAATCCACACTCACATCAGGAAGACTGCTAACATCAAGAGTTGCCCACATGAGACCAGCTGTCAAagataactggatgctgcatcatgacaatccAAGTGAACCATCGATAAGGCGATATCGCTATGAAAAGAAGACAATGGTCTGtatcagaagggtgtgatctatcTATGAGCTTCTAAAATCTGGTGAAACCCACTGAACACATGCAAGTCTGtatcagaagggtgtgatctatcTATGAGCTTCTAAAATCTGGTGAAACCCACTGAACACATGTTGAACACATGCAATCATGCATGTGTTCAATGAACAACACATGCATGATTGCACCAGCAAAACTGGtcaaggaaaagaaaaacaattgttACATGGTTTGTTTTgaaaggaatgttttttttcaaggaaaaaaaGAATCAACTGAAAAGGGTGTATGAACAAGCCCAAACCAAATTTTTAGGTGGTTTTaaatggccaggaatcagttgcatCAAAAGAGTTGCCCCAGCtgtcaaagacaactggatgctgcatcatgacaatgcaacTTGTGACAATGACTTTTTGGCACAACattcctgtaatttttatttattttatgtataaataaatttaaataaagtttattatttatttttattattgtatttctgttcACAGAACCCGAAAATAGGAGTACATCAtcgaaaacaggaaaaaaaacaggaaagaaaaaaaagaaagattttaacgAAGCTGGAGAAATGGAAGAAATAGAAGGTGGTGCAGAAGAAGACCAGCAAGTCGAAGATGATCGTGAAGATGAATTCATAAATGAAGAGGATTATGTTGAATCTAGTTCATCTGAAAGTATTACATTAGACATAAATCTTTTAGCAAAACCAGCTGTAACTGAACTGGAAGATGATGAAGAATGGGTCGAAGAAGAAATCGAtgaagaagtggatgaagaagatgaaaatggtgaaatgataaaagtaaaaaaaaaaataaaaaagctaattaAGAGAAAAAAGGCATTAGCATCAGAAACAAGTGAAAGCATTGAATCTGAAACAGAAATGGAGGTGGGACAtattgaagaaaaagaaacagacaaAACTTCAAAGGGATCATCTGAATCTGTCGTAGATAAAATAAAaggcaaagaaaaaaaagatgtagatgcaccaagtttttttaatatatttcctacTGAAGACATCGATTCAATAAGTTCTGaaccagaaaattttgaaaattctttcatACACATTCCTGGAATCGGGCCAAAAGTACCAGAATCTCAAATTTTGGCTGTAGTTAGATACATGAAGCAATGTGCTGGTAAGCAAAATGGTTATGTCATGCCACGTAATATAAGACATTTTCTCTGTCCACCATTAGATATAATTCAAAATGAGGATAAGAGTgaagagtgaatttttaaaaggGACTAAAAAATATCTCCTATGTAgtctaaatttgaaattaaaaagtttagtGCAATAAAACAGCTATTTTGTGCTatactacattaattttctatttcatgttttcattaatagaataaattcttctcaaatatgatatatatatatatatatatatatatatatatatatatatatatatatatatatgtatatatatatatatatatatatatatcacagtaACATATATGAGGCCTCAGGAAGATAAGTGGCAACCATGGAGAGTAGTCATGGTTTGGCagcttacttaattttttttaatggcaaaagaaaaaaaaaccccaTTCTTTCCGAATTCAACTTTCTATTTTAttgtcctttttctttaatttaacaaaatttacaaaaaaacacgtaacaatttaaaatttttctctttcttcaaaCTCTGAAACAAtcagaaaatacaaattaaaaagaaaaaaacaaaacttaaatattatactGTTTATAGTCTATTAATATCAACATCTCATATCAATTAATTGATATACAGATTTTTAGACAGTACTGAAACTGAACATTAAccggtttaaaataaataagaatttttgattcttaaaaatatcaacatttatatttttcaatataaataaatattttttgtctatactcattcattcatagtgttctgcatTACAGAATgactgctgctctccaccttgttatATCTTTTGCTAATCTCTGTTTCtgcatttaaataacataatcccataatctgaaattttttgaaatattttctttcctcCTCTACTCTTCTTTCCTTTCATTCACCAAGCCTCCACTGAAACACCTTCCCATACAATGTCCTAGCTCGTTCCTTTTCCTTAATACTTCTAGCTGGTTCCTTTTccttaatacttcatttgttacagtGTCTTGCCTTCTGACATTTATAATTCTGCGCTACAAGCTCAAAAGCTCAATAAAcataagtttaactttccacacagcagtcttTCCTGCTTATTCTAACACCATACCATTTTGATTTGTTTACCCTCATACTCTAACTTTTGCAAGCTTCATTTTAGTCATCAAGAAATGGAATAAGTCAAATACCTTAAGGACATATAGAAATCTAAAATTGCAGGCATGATGAGTAACATTCCAATGAATGACAACAGCCAAACAGTCCCTGAAGATCAAGATGATTAAATAAAGCATGACaatgctttaaaattaaaaaaaaatctgaacaattTCAGAATTGGCAAAAAACCtaatatatataatctgttaatatataataaatgccattaaaccattaaaaaagtaagcaatgaacaaaaaaaaccataccttACACTATCATTCAAACCAAAAATGATGATGCTATAtaccaacaataaaaatttagatctACTACAGGCAAAGGAAACTCAGCTGTCAGGAAGTCCCACCACACTGAggcagccagggaacttctgtaTTCTTCCATCATCTCCTTCTTGgtcttcttcaggtggtggttgatgatgaaattaaaaatttactcgtgcacgctcttttattgcaGCATGCATGGCCTGAGAATAGTGGGAGAACTGCACAGTGACGCTTATACCATCACACATGTATACTGTTCTCCAGctaacatctgagctgctaccatTGTCA
Above is a genomic segment from Lycorma delicatula isolate Av1 chromosome 12, ASM4794821v1, whole genome shotgun sequence containing:
- the LOC142333468 gene encoding uncharacterized protein LOC142333468 isoform X1; translation: MVDAQTANEVLYCSQQIKVPLNLPYILKQYAKAAIRTQPADLLFWSAMYFRALANGKTPPVKERIEYPPITTPSGLTPGFLKVLINQFGNKKGIVTEKDIAEQWMGIGLKMEALQEILKLVGVRRDKIQWLNFVSVSAGYLCPSLTQTMILVCELLTNDAEGGPATIDIEIFLALFKFLGRLNCGVVTSDENDELQTLHYRGSVATESYAIPISAAAKPTYSISYTTDSQKDEVASSNNYRSEKVDTISMDPEAKDSEAGLMVWEDVEPPFRRKFKSPQPSQEGLLSDQGLATFENIEQVPTTPGYIESDELKVETEKKIEMEVKIDEDEIEMEITHLGESTEELLLLNKKEKVEEVQEEKDSIEDEENSKKIEQETITKESADYAKEKDESEMKKASEDVDETDGLAVGDKTLEEKTEAGEKEPENRSTSSKTGKKTGKKKKKDFNEAGEMEEIEGGAEEDQQVEDDREDEFINEEDYVESSSSESITLDINLLAKPAVTELEDDEEWVEEEIDEEVDEEDENGEMIKVKKKIKKLIKRKKALASETSESIESETEMEVGHIEEKETDKTSKGSSESVVDKIKGKEKKDVDAPSFFNIFPTEDIDSISSEPENFENSFIHIPGIGPKVPESQILAVVRYMKQCAGKQNGYVMPRNIRHFLCPPLDIIQNEDKSEE
- the LOC142333468 gene encoding uncharacterized protein LOC142333468 isoform X2: MVDAQTANEVLYCSQQIKVPLNLPYILKQYAKAAIRTQPADLLFWSAMYFRALANGKTPPVKERIEYPPITTPSGLTPGFLKVLINQFGNKKGIVTEKDIAEQWMGIGLKMEALQEILKLVGVRRDKIQWLNFVSVSAGYLCPSLTQTMILVCELLTNDAEGGPATIDIEIFLALFKFLGRLNCGVVTSDENDELQTLHYRGSVATESYAIPISAAAKPTYSISYTTDSQKDEVASSNNYRSEKVDTISMDPEAKDSEAGLMVWEDVEPPFRRKFKSPQPSQEGLLSDQGLATFENIEQVPTTPGYIESDELKVETEKKIEMEVKIDEDEIEMEITHLGESTEELLLLNKKEKVEEVQEEKDSIEDEENSKKIEQETITKESADYAKEKDESEMKKASEDVDETDGLAVGDKTLEEKTEAEPENRSTSSKTGKKTGKKKKKDFNEAGEMEEIEGGAEEDQQVEDDREDEFINEEDYVESSSSESITLDINLLAKPAVTELEDDEEWVEEEIDEEVDEEDENGEMIKVKKKIKKLIKRKKALASETSESIESETEMEVGHIEEKETDKTSKGSSESVVDKIKGKEKKDVDAPSFFNIFPTEDIDSISSEPENFENSFIHIPGIGPKVPESQILAVVRYMKQCAGKQNGYVMPRNIRHFLCPPLDIIQNEDKSEE
- the LOC142333468 gene encoding uncharacterized protein LOC142333468 isoform X3: MVDAQTANEVLYCSQQIKVPLNLPYILKQYAKAAIRTQPADLLFWSAMYFRALANGKTPPVKERIEYPPITTPSGLTPGFLKVLINQFGNKKGIVTEKDIAEQWMGIGLKMEALQEILKLVGVRRDKIQWLNFVSVSAGYLCPSLTQTMILVCELLTNDAEGGPATIDIEIFLALFKFLGRLNCGVVTSDENDELQTLHYRGSVATESYAIPISAAAKPTYSISYTTDSQKDEEKVDTISMDPEAKDSEAGLMVWEDVEPPFRRKFKSPQPSQEGLLSDQGLATFENIEQVPTTPGYIESDELKVETEKKIEMEVKIDEDEIEMEITHLGESTEELLLLNKKEKVEEVQEEKDSIEDEENSKKIEQETITKESADYAKEKDESEMKKASEDVDETDGLAVGDKTLEEKTEAGEKEPENRSTSSKTGKKTGKKKKKDFNEAGEMEEIEGGAEEDQQVEDDREDEFINEEDYVESSSSESITLDINLLAKPAVTELEDDEEWVEEEIDEEVDEEDENGEMIKVKKKIKKLIKRKKALASETSESIESETEMEVGHIEEKETDKTSKGSSESVVDKIKGKEKKDVDAPSFFNIFPTEDIDSISSEPENFENSFIHIPGIGPKVPESQILAVVRYMKQCAGKQNGYVMPRNIRHFLCPPLDIIQNEDKSEE